In a single window of the Perca flavescens isolate YP-PL-M2 chromosome 18, PFLA_1.0, whole genome shotgun sequence genome:
- the clu gene encoding clusterin, whose product MLMMMMMMKKKGSKFLAVVALLLASANCILLPSKEDLTQISLLGEKYLDKQIENAVNGVKEMKSVMQKSSEEHQKFLDALEKTKEQKEEALRVAQEKEAKLEQEEEVCNETMMALWEECKPCLKKTCVKYYSRTCSSGSGLVGRQLEEVLNRTSPFSIWINGENIDVLQKEGQRQSKELRILEEKYSEMADGVDSIFSDSMKVADHVHYNPPVFFFPNFLGPYTRRSRSVHSLFHNPFHGFQDLFSPMKDMSRNFFSSMGSMMDIDSDAAPNEDGSVNEDVVITKPFGNGRMTCREIRRNSAGCLKFREECQKCKEIQHIDCSGKRPLEGPLKQELEEALAMAERFTQQYNSLLKTFEEKMFNTSSILDLLNREFGWVSSLANNTNTKDNIFRVQTVDSRDNDEKPSEGEKKQPGETNVSVQLFDNPPMTFSLPGDIPWTDPKFSEVVAQKALDRYKETSVVVK is encoded by the exons AtgttaatgatgatgatgatgatgaagaagaaggGGTCCAAGTTTCTGGCCGTGGTGGCTCTTCTTCTGGCCTCAGCCAACTGTATCCTCCTTCCATCAAAAGAAGATCTTACCC agATCTCCCTCCTGGGAGAAAAGTATCTGGATAAACAGATTGAAAACGCCGTTAACGGAGTGAAGGAGATGAAGAGCGTGATGCAGAAATCTTCAGAGGAACACCAGAAGTTTCTGGACGCCCTGGAGAAAACAAAGGAGCAGAAAGAG GAAGCGTTGCGCGTGGCTCAGGAGAAGGAGGCCAAGCTGGAGCAGGAAGAGGAGGTTTGTAACGAGACCATGATGGCCCTGTGGGAGGAGTGTAAGCCCTGCCTGAAGAAAACCTGCGTTAAATACTACTCCCGAACCTGCAGCAGTGGGTCTGGACTGGTGGGACGCCAG CTGGAGGAAGTGCTCAACAGAACGTCTCCCTTCTCCATCTGGATCAACGGGGAGAACATAGACGTCCTGCAGAAGGAGGGGCAGCGGCAGAGCAAAGAGCTCAGGATCCTGGAGGAAAAATACTCCGAGATGGCCGACGGCGTGGACAGCATATTTTCAGACAGCATGAAG GTGGCTGATCACGTGCACTACAACCCTCCAGTGTTCTTTTTTCCCAACTTCCTGGGGCCGTACACTCGCCGGAGCAGAAGCGTTCACTCTCTCTTCCACAATCCGTTCCACGGCTTCCAGGATTTGTTCTCCCCCATGAAGGACATGAGCAGGAACTTCTTCAGCTCTATGGGCTCCATGATGGACATCGACTCAGACGCAGCTCCTAACGAAG ACGGCAGTGTGAACGAGGATGTGGTCATCACCAAACCGTTTGGCAACGGCAGGATGACCTGCAGAGAGATTCGCCGCAACTCGGCCGGCTGCCTCAAGTTCCGCGAAGAGTGTCAGAAATGCAAAGAGATCCAGCATATCG ACTGCTCCGGGAAGAGACCTCTGGAGGGCCCACTGAagcaggagctggaggaggcgCTGGCCATGGCCGAGCGCTTCACTCAGCAGTACAACAGCCTCCTGAAGACGTTCGAGGAGAAGATGTTCAACACCTCCTCCATCCTGGACCTGCTCAACAGAGAGTTCGGCTGGGTGTCATCTCTGGCCAACAACACCAACACCAAGGACAACATCTTCCGGGTTCAGACG GTGGACAGCAGGGACAATGATGAGAAGCCCAGTGAGGGGGAGAAGAAGCAGCCTGGAGAAACAAACGTGTCCGTGCAGCTCTTCGACAATCCACCCATGACCTTTAGCTTGCCGGGCGACATCCCCTGGACCGATCCAAAGTTCTCTGAGGTGGTGGCCCAGAAGGCTCTGGACCGCTACAAGGAAACCAGCGT tgtggttaAATAA